The Fusarium graminearum PH-1 chromosome 2, whole genome shotgun sequence genome includes a region encoding these proteins:
- a CDS encoding glucokinase — MALADESNRIVEQFDFSDDELNKNVKEFLRQMDEGLHNEGTSLQQIPTYVTGVPNGTEKGLYLAVDLGGTNFRVCSIMLNGDTTFNLTYNKVAIPKNLMVASTSADLFSFLAKQIEIFLKEHHADHFDSHLRRRNTASAPEGYRDEHIFRLGFTFSFPVKQLAINKGLLIRWTKGFDIPDAVGKDVCALLQNEIDNLHLPVKVAALVNDTVGTLMARSYTSTGKSRSVLGAIFGTGTNGAYMEKLDNIKKPITGDYDQSTGEMVVNTEWGSFDNQLNVLPSTPWDKALDLGSVNPGDQMFEKRVSGMFLGEIVRLAVVDLINSEHSSLFKDLNSSFNDWGTTTNIAPSSGFLKPWGMDSAIMSVAAADNTPELSTLRQELENLLSVYTPSLEDAQAFKAIPNAVGRRAARLSAVAIGAIAINSGKLNDMNEEVIDIGVDGSLVEHYPFFRDMIYEALASVDGIGPKGVEKIRIGIAKDGSGVGAALIALVAAGREKPEDYLTNLRSESNRARKASDPFLESSPVSNQALLAGGVVGVLALAALWYSKRR; from the exons ATGGCTCTCGCCGACGAATCCAACCGTATCGTCGAACAATTCGACTTCTCCGACGATGAGCTCAACAAAAATGTGAAGGAATTTTTGAGGCAAATGG ACGAGGGTCTTCACAATGAGGGCACCAGTCTCCAACAAATTCCTACGTACGTCACCGGCGTTCCCAATGGTACAGAAAAG GGCCTTTACCTAGCTGTTGATCTAGGTGGCACAAACTTCAGAGTCTGCTCCATTATGCTAAATGGCGACACCACCTTCAACCTCACTTACAACAAGGTTGCTATTCCCAAAAACCTTATGGTCGCAAGCACCTCAGCAGAcctcttctctttcctcgCAAAGCAGATCGAAATCTTCCTGAAGGAGCACCATGCCGACCACTTCGACTCTCACTTGCGCCGGCGCAACACAGCCAGCGCCCCGGAGGGCTATCGCGATGAGCACATTTTCCGTCTGGGCTTCACCTTCAGTTTCCCCGTCAAGCAGCTTGCCATTAACAAGGGTCTGCTGATTCGATGGACCAAGGGCTTTGATATCCCCGATGCCGTAGGCAAGGACGTCTGCGCTCTGCTCCAGAACGAGATTGACAACCTCCACCTTCccgtcaaggttgctgcGCTTGTCAACGACACCGTTGGTACTCTCATGGCCCGATCTTACACCTCTACTGGCAAGAGCCGCTCTGTTTTGGGCGCCATTTTCGGTACTGGCACCAACGGCGCTTACATGGAGAAGCTAGATaacatcaagaagcccaTCACGGGCGACTATGACCAGTCAACAGGCGAGATGGTTGTCAACACTGAGTGGGGTTCCTTTGACAACCAACTCAACGTTTTACCCTCCACACCTTGGGACAAGgctctcgatcttggcagTGTGAACCCTGGCGACCAGatgtttgagaagagagtGTCGGGCATGTTCCTGGGTGAGATTGTACGACTGGCCGTGGTCGATCTGATCAACAGCGAACACTCGTCCCTGTTCAAGGACCTCAACTCGAGCTTCAACGACTGGGGTACTACCACTAACATCGCACCCTCATCTGGTTTCCTCAAGCCCTGGGGAATGGACAGTGCCATTATGTCTGTAGCCGCTGCCGATAACACTCCTGAGCTGTCAACTCTTCGGCAGGAGCTCGAGAACCTACTCAGCGTCTACACTCCTTCATTGGAGGATGCCCAGGCCTTCAAGGCCATTCCAAATGCCGTCGGTCGCCGTGCCGCTCGATTGTCCGCTGTCGCCATTGGTGCTATCGCCATTAACTCTGGAAAGCTCAACGACATGAACGAGGAGGTTATTGACATTGGTGTCGACGGTAGTCTCGTTGAGCACTACCCCTTCTTCCGCGACATGATCTACGAAGCTCTCGCTTCCGTTGACGGCATTGGCCCCAAGGGTGTTGAAAAGATCCGAATCGGTATTGCCAAGGATGGCAGTGGTGTCGGTGCTGCCCTCATTGCCCTTGTGGCTGCCGGCAGGGAAAAGCCCGAGGATTACCTTACCAACCTGAGGTCCGAGTCCAACCGCGCTCGCAAGGCTTCTGATCCGTTCC TCGAATCATCACCCGTCTCCAACCAGGCCCTACTAGCTGGTGGCGTCGTTGGTGTCCTTGCGCTAGCAGCCCTATGGTATAGTAAGCGTCGATAG
- a CDS encoding mannose-1-phosphate guanyltransferase, with amino-acid sequence MKGLILVGGYGTRLRPLTLSVPKPLVEFANKPMIVHQIEALVAAGVTDIVLAVNYRPEVMEKFLAEYEEKFGINIEFSVETEPLDTAGPLKLAERILAKDDSPFFVLNSDVICDFPFEDLLAFHKSHGNEGTIVVTKVEEPSKYGVVVHQPGHRSLIDRFVEKPVEFVGNRINAGLYIFNTSILDRIELRPTSIEKETFPAMVKDNQLHSFDLEGFWMDVGQPKDFLSGTCLYLSSLTKKGSKELTSPSEPFVHGGNVLIDPSAKIGKNCRIGPNVTIGPNVVIGDGVRLQRCVLLKGSKVKDHAWVKSTIVGWNSTIGRWARLENVTVLGDDVTVGDEIYVNGGSVLPHKSIKANVDIPAIIM; translated from the exons ATGAAGG GACTTATTCTCGTCGGTGGCTACGGCACCCGTCTTCGCCCTCTC ACCTTGAGTGTTCCCAAGCCCCTCGTCGAGTTTGCCAACAAGCCCATGATTGTGCACCAGATTGAGGCGCTGGTCGCAGCTGGTGTTACTGATATCGTCCTCGCTGTCAACTACCGACCTGAGGTCATGGAGAAGTTCCTAGCAGAG TACGAGGAAAAGTTTGGCATCAACATCGAATTCTCCGTCGAGACTGAACCCCTCGACACCGCCGGACCCCtgaagcttgctgagcgTATTCTCGCCAAGGACGACTCTCccttcttcgtcctcaacTCCGACGTTATCTGCGACTTCCCCTTCGAGGATCTCCTGGCCTTCCACAAGAGCCACGGTAACGAGGGTACCATTGTCGTtaccaaggtcgaggagccCTCCAAGTACGGTGTCGTTGTCCACCAGCCTGGACACCGCTCTCTGATTGACCGATTCGTTGAGAAGCCCGTCGAGTTCGTTGGCAACCGTATCAACGCTGGTctctacatcttcaacacctccATCCTCGACCGCATTGAGCTTCGCCCAACTTCGATCGAGAAGGAGACATTCCCCGCCATGGTCAAGGACAATCAGCTCCACTCTTTCGACCTTGAGGGTTTCTGGATGGATGTCGGTCAGCCCAAGGATTTCCTCAGCGGTACCTGCTTGTACCTTTCTTCCCTCACAAAGAAGGGCAGCAAGGAGCTCACCTCTCCCAGCGAGCCTTTCGTCCACGGCGGAAACGTCCTGATCGACCCCTCAGCCAAGATTGGCAAGAACTGCAGAATTGGACCCAATGTCACCATTGGCCCCAACGTCGTCATCGGTGACGGTGTCCGTCTGCAGCGATGTGTCCTGCTCAAGggctccaaggtcaaggaccACGCCTGGGTTAAGTCCACCATTGTTGGCTGGAACAGCACCATTGGTCGATGGGCTCGCCTCGAGAACGTGACAGTTCTTGGTGACGATGTCACCGTCGGCGACGAGATCTACGTCAACGGTGGCAGCGTCCTCCCCCACAAGTCTATCAAGGCCAACGTTGACATTcctgccatcatcatgtaA